The Streptomyces sp. SS1-1 genome has a segment encoding these proteins:
- a CDS encoding DMT family transporter, whose protein sequence is MSDVRRTDAVLLLVALVWGSSYLSAQTATAALPVLLVLFVRYALSAVTCLGLAAGSRRGPRLWTRAELRAGLPLGLTQAAVLVVETYGVAHTSAANAGLIISLTIVLTPLLDRGGRRGPLPGAFFAATGVCVVAIALLMSGNGFHAPRSGDLLMLGAALIRAGHVVLVGRLTSGRAIRPLHLTTVQTLVGTALFLPVAVPELPELGGADAATWAQLAYLALFCSVFAFLTQTWAVQRTSASRASLLLGTEPVWAVAVGVALGGERLTALTGLGAALMVAGTYWGQAVEREHRRAPEPPPSLPHPVSEDPVCPSTTSTSPPSTARTSA, encoded by the coding sequence ATGTCCGACGTCCGCCGCACCGACGCGGTACTCCTTCTCGTCGCGCTGGTCTGGGGCTCCAGTTATCTGTCCGCCCAGACGGCCACCGCCGCGCTGCCCGTCCTGCTCGTGCTGTTCGTCCGCTACGCCCTGTCCGCCGTCACCTGCCTGGGGCTGGCCGCGGGGAGCCGGCGGGGGCCTCGGCTGTGGACCCGCGCCGAACTGCGCGCCGGGCTGCCCCTGGGGCTGACCCAGGCCGCCGTCCTCGTCGTCGAGACGTACGGCGTCGCGCACACGAGCGCCGCCAACGCCGGGCTCATCATCAGCCTGACCATCGTCCTCACCCCGCTCCTCGACCGCGGCGGCCGGCGCGGCCCGCTGCCCGGCGCGTTCTTCGCGGCGACCGGCGTCTGCGTCGTCGCCATCGCCCTGCTGATGTCCGGCAACGGCTTCCACGCGCCGCGCTCCGGCGATCTGCTGATGCTCGGCGCCGCGCTGATCCGGGCCGGACACGTCGTGCTCGTCGGGCGGCTGACCTCGGGACGGGCCATCCGGCCGCTGCATCTGACGACCGTGCAGACCCTCGTCGGCACCGCGCTGTTCCTGCCGGTCGCGGTTCCCGAGTTGCCCGAGCTGGGCGGCGCGGACGCCGCGACCTGGGCGCAGCTCGCGTATCTGGCCCTGTTCTGCTCGGTGTTCGCCTTCCTCACCCAGACCTGGGCCGTGCAGCGCACGTCCGCGAGCCGGGCGAGCCTGCTGCTGGGCACCGAACCGGTGTGGGCGGTCGCCGTGGGCGTGGCGCTCGGCGGCGAGCGGCTCACCGCGCTCACCGGTCTCGGGGCGGCCCTGATGGTCGCCGGCACCTACTGGGGGCAGGCGGTGGAGCGCGAGCACCGCCGCGCCCCGGAACCCCCGCCGTCCCTCCCCCACCCCGTCAGCGAGGACCCCGTATGCCCGAGCACGACCTCGACCTCTCCTCCGTCCACGGCACGTACGAGCGCCTGA
- a CDS encoding YbaK/EbsC family protein has product MPEHDLDLSSVHGTYERLIALLDSAGVPYRLVDHEPEGATEAVCALRGHPASEAAKCLVLRVKVDRRTTRHVLAVVPGDRRVDLDAVRTLYGARYAGFCDSATAQRLARALPGTVLPFSFDPDLELVADPEVVARPRLYFNAARLDRSLCLSGADYGRLAEPRVERIATPEAG; this is encoded by the coding sequence ATGCCCGAGCACGACCTCGACCTCTCCTCCGTCCACGGCACGTACGAGCGCCTGATCGCGCTGCTCGACTCCGCCGGGGTCCCGTACCGGCTCGTGGACCACGAGCCGGAGGGCGCGACCGAGGCAGTCTGCGCCCTGCGCGGGCACCCGGCGTCCGAGGCCGCGAAGTGCCTCGTGCTGCGGGTCAAGGTGGACCGGCGCACGACCCGGCATGTCCTCGCCGTGGTCCCCGGGGACCGGCGGGTGGACCTGGACGCCGTCCGGACGCTGTACGGGGCCCGCTACGCCGGGTTCTGCGACTCGGCGACCGCGCAGCGGCTGGCCCGCGCCCTTCCCGGCACGGTCCTGCCGTTCAGCTTCGACCCGGATCTGGAGCTCGTCGCGGACCCGGAGGTCGTCGCCCGGCCGAGGCTGTACTTCAACGCGGCCCGGCTGGACCGCTCGCTGTGCCTCTCGGGCGCGGACTACGGGCGGCTGGCCGAGCCCCGCGTCGAGCGGATCGCGACACCGGAGGCGGGCTAG
- a CDS encoding LysR family transcriptional regulator, protein MDERQLRILRELGELGSVTAVAEALLVTPSAISQQLRLLQRAVPVPLTERQGRRLVLTDAGQTLAGAAVEVETALARARGSVEEFVERPGGEVSVAAFHSAAGAFFPLLLRALAAPGRPVPRLADQDVPQEDFPRLTREYDIVLGHRLDHAPPWPDTVTVTTLLREPLDVAMPKEHPLAAKRRVTPHDVAGEPWITVHDGFPVMATIDAIAAAAGRRLHLAHRINEFAVVAEAVAAGGGIALMPRWTVRPHPALTLRPLSGVQARRHIDALHRPERLARKAVRTVLAELVGAARSIQERTA, encoded by the coding sequence ATGGACGAACGGCAGCTGAGGATCCTTCGCGAGCTCGGAGAGCTGGGCAGCGTCACGGCCGTCGCCGAGGCCCTGCTGGTGACCCCGTCGGCGATCTCCCAGCAGCTCCGGCTGCTCCAGCGTGCGGTCCCGGTGCCACTCACCGAGCGGCAGGGCCGGCGGCTGGTGCTGACCGACGCCGGGCAGACGCTGGCGGGCGCGGCCGTGGAGGTGGAGACGGCGCTGGCGCGTGCCCGGGGCAGCGTCGAGGAGTTCGTGGAACGCCCCGGCGGGGAGGTGTCGGTCGCCGCCTTCCACAGCGCGGCCGGAGCCTTCTTCCCGCTCCTGCTGCGGGCCCTCGCCGCCCCCGGGCGGCCGGTGCCGAGACTCGCCGACCAGGACGTGCCGCAGGAGGACTTCCCGCGCCTGACGCGGGAGTACGACATCGTCCTCGGGCACCGCCTCGACCACGCCCCGCCCTGGCCGGACACCGTCACGGTGACCACCCTGCTGCGCGAACCGCTGGACGTGGCCATGCCCAAGGAGCATCCGCTGGCCGCGAAACGTCGGGTCACCCCGCACGACGTGGCCGGTGAGCCGTGGATCACCGTGCACGACGGCTTCCCGGTGATGGCGACGATCGACGCCATCGCGGCGGCCGCCGGACGCAGGCTCCACCTGGCCCATCGCATCAACGAGTTCGCGGTGGTGGCGGAGGCCGTCGCCGCCGGAGGCGGCATCGCCCTGATGCCCCGCTGGACCGTGCGCCCCCACCCCGCCCTGACCCTGCGCCCCCTGAGCGGGGTCCAGGCGCGACGGCACATCGACGCCCTCCACCGCCCGGAGCGGCTGGCCCGGAAGGCGGTCCGCACCGTCCTCGCCGAACTCGTGGGCGCGGCCCGCTCGATCCAGGAGCGGACCGCCTGA
- a CDS encoding Tat pathway signal sequence domain protein, protein MRDTVRRHLGKVVAGTAVAVAGTAVMVGITLPGTAGAGEQGTNTKGQAAAGQQGAAGQGAGAVAPGVLEEAPEEGAKGVGDDPLTDDETERAAQLAASARLRTAGENVAGDRGAQRLGVELAEPDGATADRAGGPRRAEVTFYDYKTDALVTRTVDLDTGKVERTVTEKGVQPPLSRAEYAEAAKLLIAHPLGAGLKADYKDATGKALTSPDQLLLNGAVYRATPGGQPAALGRCGEHRCVRLFPKVKNGPWIDARSFVIDLSARQVARLGTR, encoded by the coding sequence GTGCGCGACACAGTGCGCCGCCATCTGGGGAAGGTGGTGGCCGGTACGGCCGTCGCGGTGGCGGGGACCGCCGTGATGGTCGGGATCACCCTGCCGGGTACGGCGGGGGCCGGAGAACAGGGGACGAACACCAAGGGGCAGGCCGCGGCCGGGCAGCAGGGGGCCGCGGGACAGGGCGCCGGCGCGGTGGCGCCCGGCGTCCTGGAGGAGGCTCCGGAAGAGGGCGCCAAGGGCGTCGGCGACGACCCGCTGACCGACGACGAGACCGAGCGCGCCGCCCAGCTCGCGGCGAGCGCGCGGCTGCGCACCGCCGGGGAGAACGTGGCCGGGGACCGCGGCGCCCAGCGCCTCGGCGTCGAGCTGGCCGAGCCGGACGGCGCCACGGCGGACCGCGCGGGCGGGCCACGCCGGGCCGAGGTGACGTTCTACGACTACAAGACCGACGCCCTCGTCACCCGGACCGTCGACCTGGACACCGGCAAGGTCGAGCGGACCGTCACCGAGAAGGGCGTCCAGCCGCCCCTGAGCCGGGCCGAGTACGCCGAGGCCGCGAAGCTGCTCATCGCCCACCCGCTGGGCGCGGGCCTCAAGGCGGACTACAAGGACGCCACCGGCAAGGCGCTCACCTCACCGGACCAGCTGCTGCTCAACGGCGCCGTGTACCGGGCCACGCCGGGCGGTCAGCCCGCCGCGCTCGGCCGGTGCGGCGAGCACCGCTGCGTGCGGCTGTTCCCGAAGGTGAAGAACGGGCCCTGGATCGACGCCCGGTCCTTCGTGATCGACCTGAGCGCCCGCCAGGTCGCCCGTCTCGGCACCCGCTGA
- a CDS encoding carbohydrate ABC transporter permease, which yields MTSVTEAERPAARAPRPGGERRVTDRGAWFLVLPALLPILILSVGPLLYGILLSFTDAQSGRTEATRWIGGLNFQDLLHDTLFWESFRIGLVWAVAVTVPQFLLALGLALLLNQDLRLRWLARALAIVPWAMPEVVVGVMWRLVYAPDAGILNETLRDLGLGDGRDWLSGLGTALPAVVVVGVWAGMPTTTVALLAGLQNTPRELHEAAAVDGAGAWRRFRTVTWPALRPVALSITALNLIWNFNSFALVYVLTSGGPGGRTRLPMLFAYEEAFRYGQFGYAAAMGCVMVAAVSVLLAVLLAGRLRGGEAA from the coding sequence GTGACCTCGGTGACCGAGGCCGAGAGGCCGGCCGCCCGCGCGCCCCGCCCCGGCGGGGAACGGCGGGTCACGGACCGCGGCGCCTGGTTCCTGGTGCTGCCCGCGCTCCTGCCCATCCTGATCCTCAGCGTCGGCCCGCTGCTGTACGGCATCCTGCTGTCCTTCACCGACGCCCAGTCCGGACGCACCGAGGCCACCCGGTGGATCGGCGGGCTCAACTTCCAGGACCTGCTGCACGACACGCTGTTCTGGGAGTCCTTCCGTATCGGCCTGGTCTGGGCCGTCGCCGTCACCGTGCCGCAGTTCCTGCTGGCCCTCGGCCTCGCCCTGCTGCTCAACCAGGACCTGCGGCTGCGCTGGCTGGCCCGCGCCCTCGCCATCGTCCCGTGGGCCATGCCCGAGGTCGTCGTCGGCGTCATGTGGCGGCTGGTCTACGCCCCCGATGCCGGCATCCTCAACGAGACCCTGCGCGACCTGGGCCTCGGCGACGGCCGGGACTGGCTGAGCGGACTCGGCACGGCCCTGCCCGCGGTGGTCGTCGTCGGCGTCTGGGCCGGGATGCCCACCACCACGGTCGCCCTGCTCGCCGGCCTGCAGAACACCCCGCGCGAACTGCACGAGGCGGCCGCCGTCGACGGCGCCGGAGCCTGGCGCCGCTTCCGCACGGTCACCTGGCCCGCGCTCAGACCGGTGGCCCTGTCCATCACCGCGCTCAACCTCATCTGGAACTTCAACTCCTTCGCCCTGGTGTACGTCCTCACCAGCGGAGGCCCGGGCGGCCGCACCCGGCTGCCGATGCTCTTCGCCTACGAAGAGGCGTTCCGGTACGGGCAGTTCGGCTACGCGGCGGCGATGGGATGCGTGATGGTCGCGGCGGTCTCGGTGCTGCTCGCGGTCCTCCTGGCGGGCCGGCTCCGGGGCGGTGAGGCGGCATGA
- a CDS encoding phosphotransferase enzyme family protein: MDEARAREVLAAAGVLSVPAGDARLLSLGENAVFAAGDLVVKVGRDAELLERARRELRVAVWLAEEGVPAVRAAASEALLVDGHPVTVWHRLPDAVRPAEPRDLAALLRIVHALPAPPFALPPRELLGGVERWLRLAGDAIDPADAAYLRERRDGFAEAAARLTPRLTPGPIHGDALPRNVHVGPDGPVLVDLETFSADLREHDLVVMALSRDRYGLPGAAYEEFTDTYGWDVREWDGCAVLRGARETASCAWVAQHAPGNPKALEEFRRRVASLREGDETVRWYPF; the protein is encoded by the coding sequence ATGGACGAGGCACGGGCGCGCGAGGTACTGGCGGCGGCGGGGGTCCTGTCCGTCCCGGCCGGGGACGCGCGGCTGCTGTCCCTCGGGGAGAACGCTGTGTTCGCCGCCGGCGACCTGGTCGTCAAGGTGGGCCGGGACGCCGAGCTGCTGGAGCGGGCGCGGCGGGAGTTGCGGGTCGCGGTGTGGCTGGCGGAGGAAGGGGTTCCCGCCGTCCGGGCCGCCGCCTCCGAGGCGCTGTTGGTGGACGGGCACCCGGTGACGGTGTGGCACCGGCTGCCGGACGCCGTACGGCCCGCCGAACCCCGGGACCTGGCCGCGCTGCTGCGGATCGTGCACGCCCTGCCCGCGCCGCCGTTCGCCCTGCCGCCGCGTGAGCTGCTGGGCGGCGTGGAGCGCTGGCTGCGGCTGGCGGGCGACGCGATCGACCCGGCGGACGCCGCCTATCTGCGGGAGCGCCGGGACGGCTTCGCGGAGGCCGCCGCGCGTCTGACGCCCCGTCTGACGCCGGGCCCGATCCACGGGGACGCGCTGCCCCGCAATGTGCACGTCGGCCCGGACGGGCCGGTGCTGGTCGACCTGGAGACCTTCTCCGCGGATCTGCGCGAGCACGACCTGGTGGTCATGGCGCTCTCCCGCGACCGGTACGGACTGCCCGGGGCGGCCTACGAGGAGTTCACGGACACGTACGGCTGGGACGTGCGCGAGTGGGACGGCTGCGCGGTGCTGCGCGGCGCCCGCGAGACGGCGAGCTGCGCCTGGGTGGCCCAGCACGCCCCGGGCAACCCGAAGGCGCTGGAGGAGTTCCGGCGGCGGGTGGCGTCCCTCCGGGAGGGCGACGAGACGGTGCGCTGGTACCCGTTCTGA
- a CDS encoding copper amine oxidase, whose translation MRANSSTSGSRPRRRIRARRSAAVGVSLAALATGATTGASTATAAQPRAAAAAAADCSAAYRIEQKLGSGTTWRMCWRYDGKAGLVLEKISYQPKGETKPIKVLNSARLGQIHVPYDDGSVEYDDLTGFGFAQGLMPLKATECPGGTIKSVKVPEAWDPQNPNVKGLCTTTRSRGHAYRMQGDTANKVYQAQGKDLLVYTVNQVGWYEYMTEWRFQDDGTVTMNVGATGSLSYDDYDAGDGRGWPIGKGNRAKATSHSHNVFWRLDFALDGSTKNRVEQYDSTVTAPASGDRAPKTKTSVTKVTKELAGDAKAYRWWRMVSATGKNKDGHARSYEIVPGVSTKYPGRSYTKHDLYVTEYAACEKFATHNPGCGNGAPKSVDKWVGGQTLKHPITWMNVGFHHIARDEDQQPMPVHWQGFSIVPRDVTAMNPLTPSELAWQNGHWQPRS comes from the coding sequence ATGCGTGCAAACAGTTCCACCAGCGGTTCCCGCCCGAGAAGAAGGATCCGGGCCCGCAGGAGCGCCGCCGTCGGCGTGTCCCTGGCCGCCCTGGCCACCGGCGCCACGACCGGCGCGTCCACCGCCACCGCCGCCCAGCCGCGGGCCGCCGCCGCGGCCGCCGCCGACTGCAGCGCCGCCTACCGCATCGAGCAGAAGCTCGGCAGCGGCACCACCTGGCGCATGTGCTGGCGCTACGACGGCAAGGCCGGGCTGGTCCTGGAGAAGATCTCCTACCAGCCCAAGGGCGAGACCAAGCCCATCAAGGTCCTCAACAGCGCCCGCCTCGGGCAGATCCACGTCCCGTACGACGACGGCAGCGTCGAGTACGACGACCTGACGGGCTTCGGCTTCGCCCAGGGCCTGATGCCCCTGAAGGCCACCGAGTGCCCCGGCGGCACGATCAAGTCCGTCAAGGTCCCCGAGGCGTGGGACCCGCAGAACCCGAACGTCAAGGGCCTGTGCACCACGACCCGTTCACGGGGCCACGCCTACCGGATGCAGGGCGACACCGCGAACAAGGTCTACCAGGCGCAGGGCAAGGACCTCCTCGTGTACACCGTCAACCAGGTCGGCTGGTACGAGTACATGACCGAGTGGCGCTTCCAGGACGACGGCACGGTCACCATGAACGTCGGCGCCACCGGCAGCCTGTCGTACGACGACTACGACGCCGGGGACGGCCGCGGCTGGCCCATCGGCAAGGGGAACCGCGCCAAGGCCACCAGCCACAGCCACAACGTGTTCTGGCGGCTGGACTTCGCCCTGGACGGCTCCACCAAGAACCGCGTCGAGCAGTACGACTCGACGGTGACGGCGCCCGCCTCCGGTGACCGCGCGCCGAAGACGAAGACGAGCGTCACCAAGGTCACCAAGGAGCTCGCCGGCGACGCCAAGGCGTACCGCTGGTGGCGGATGGTCAGCGCGACCGGCAAGAACAAGGACGGCCACGCCCGTTCGTACGAGATCGTCCCCGGCGTCAGCACCAAGTACCCGGGGCGCTCCTACACCAAGCACGACCTGTACGTCACCGAGTACGCCGCGTGCGAGAAGTTCGCGACCCACAACCCCGGTTGCGGCAACGGGGCCCCAAAGTCGGTCGACAAGTGGGTGGGCGGGCAGACACTCAAGCACCCGATCACCTGGATGAACGTCGGCTTCCACCACATCGCCCGCGACGAGGACCAGCAGCCCATGCCGGTCCACTGGCAGGGATTCTCCATCGTGCCGCGCGATGTGACGGCCATGAACCCGCTCACGCCGAGCGAGCTGGCGTGGCAGAACGGCCACTGGCAGCCGCGCAGTTGA
- a CDS encoding 3'-5' exonuclease, whose amino-acid sequence MGWHRELLIGFDLETTGTDPREARIVTAAVVEVRDGELLGHRQWLADPGVPIPAEAVAVHGVSNERAAAEGRPADQVADAVADVLVAYWKTGVPVVAYNAAFDLSLLSAELRRYGLPSLRERLGGVDPAPVVDPYTIDRRVDRYRRGKRNLEAVCREYGVELASAHDAFADALAAARLAGAIAARHPKVATLGPAELHRRQIEWYAEWAADFQTFLRGKGDPTAVVDGTWPVREPEAPAAGPAVVGRSVPGAGSPA is encoded by the coding sequence ATGGGCTGGCACCGTGAGCTGCTGATCGGCTTCGACCTGGAGACGACCGGGACCGATCCGCGCGAGGCGCGCATCGTCACGGCCGCCGTCGTCGAGGTCAGGGACGGCGAGCTCCTGGGACACCGGCAGTGGCTGGCCGACCCCGGAGTCCCGATCCCGGCGGAGGCGGTCGCCGTCCACGGCGTCAGCAACGAGCGCGCGGCCGCCGAGGGCCGCCCCGCCGACCAGGTCGCCGACGCCGTCGCCGACGTCCTCGTCGCGTACTGGAAGACGGGCGTCCCGGTCGTCGCCTACAACGCCGCGTTCGACCTGAGCCTGCTCTCCGCCGAGCTGCGCCGGTACGGCCTGCCGTCCCTGCGCGAGCGCCTCGGCGGAGTCGACCCGGCGCCGGTCGTCGACCCGTACACCATCGACCGCCGGGTCGACCGCTACCGCCGCGGCAAGCGCAACCTCGAAGCGGTCTGCCGGGAGTACGGCGTGGAGCTCGCCTCCGCCCACGACGCCTTCGCCGACGCGCTCGCCGCCGCCCGTCTGGCCGGCGCGATAGCCGCCCGCCACCCCAAGGTCGCGACCCTCGGCCCGGCGGAGCTGCACCGCCGCCAGATCGAGTGGTACGCCGAGTGGGCGGCGGACTTCCAGACCTTCCTGCGCGGCAAGGGCGACCCGACGGCGGTCGTCGACGGCACCTGGCCGGTCCGCGAGCCGGAAGCCCCGGCGGCGGGACCGGCCGTGGTCGGGCGCTCGGTGCCCGGCGCCGGGAGCCCGGCCTGA
- a CDS encoding SAV2148 family HEPN domain-containing protein produces MGSGGLELPPGDEGHEGNSPDVPPGTVSLARPMETSSIGPELDWDPGAWREVRTRAQRAGRAYIWLNLVEQRLRAVVAAVLRPVYEPVHGDDWVVAAAGPAGQEWVQRAVAVREVSRRKGYLLDPADDNVLSFLTLPQLRELMVQHWPCFEPYLDDRRDVELALDELEVTRNVVSRNRALSEAVLNQAERASARLLEALGTGGDVPSARRLPVDAVEDLVGDRYSDVVAVHSDRVRLLRRFPAEDIFGGARRLDAIGIGLNLLVQNFSGRRLVRLAEAGCRVRLLFLNPASSAVKRRERELGIKRGELSRAVEMNILHMRRVRSRLRDPGAFEIQVFDETPRFTAYLVDGDGADGMAVVQNYLRRTRGMEAPVLVLRNGSRVVKSDEIDEGGLFPTYREEFEVMWADSRPVS; encoded by the coding sequence GTGGGCTCGGGAGGGCTGGAGTTGCCCCCTGGTGACGAGGGTCACGAGGGGAACTCCCCGGACGTCCCGCCCGGCACGGTGTCCCTGGCCCGGCCGATGGAGACCAGCTCCATCGGTCCGGAGCTGGACTGGGACCCCGGGGCCTGGCGCGAGGTGCGCACCCGCGCCCAGCGGGCCGGACGCGCCTACATCTGGCTGAACCTCGTCGAGCAGCGGCTGCGGGCCGTCGTGGCCGCCGTGCTGCGGCCCGTCTACGAACCCGTCCACGGGGACGACTGGGTGGTGGCCGCCGCCGGACCGGCCGGTCAGGAGTGGGTCCAGCGCGCGGTCGCCGTACGCGAGGTCAGCCGCCGCAAGGGCTATCTGCTCGACCCGGCCGACGACAACGTCCTCAGCTTCCTCACGCTGCCCCAGCTGCGCGAGCTGATGGTGCAGCACTGGCCGTGCTTCGAGCCGTACCTCGACGACCGCCGGGACGTCGAACTCGCCCTGGACGAGCTCGAGGTGACCCGGAACGTGGTCTCGCGCAACCGCGCCCTGTCCGAGGCCGTCCTCAACCAGGCCGAGCGGGCCTCCGCCCGCCTGCTGGAGGCGCTCGGCACGGGCGGGGACGTGCCCTCGGCCCGCCGGCTGCCCGTCGACGCCGTCGAGGACCTGGTCGGAGACCGCTACTCCGACGTCGTCGCCGTGCACTCCGACCGGGTGCGGCTGCTGCGCCGGTTCCCCGCCGAGGACATCTTCGGCGGAGCCCGCCGCCTCGACGCCATCGGCATCGGCCTCAACCTGCTCGTGCAGAACTTCTCCGGGCGGCGGCTGGTCCGGCTCGCGGAGGCGGGCTGCCGGGTGCGGCTGCTGTTCCTCAACCCGGCCTCCAGCGCGGTCAAGCGGCGCGAGCGGGAACTGGGCATCAAGCGGGGCGAGCTGAGCCGCGCCGTGGAGATGAACATCCTGCACATGCGCCGGGTGCGGTCGCGGCTGCGCGACCCGGGCGCCTTCGAGATCCAGGTCTTCGACGAGACGCCCCGCTTCACGGCCTACCTCGTGGACGGGGACGGCGCCGACGGCATGGCGGTCGTGCAGAACTACCTGCGGCGCACCCGCGGCATGGAGGCGCCGGTCCTCGTGCTGCGCAACGGCAGCAGGGTCGTCAAGTCCGACGAGATCGACGAGGGCGGGCTCTTCCCCACGTATCGCGAGGAGTTCGAGGTCATGTGGGCGGATTCGCGCCCCGTGTCCTGA
- the glgX gene encoding glycogen debranching protein GlgX yields the protein MQVWPGEAYPLGATYDGAGTNFAVFTEAADRVELCLLHDDGSETAVELRESDAFVRHAYVPGVMPGQRYGFRVHGPYAPERGLRCNSAKLLLDPYAKAVSGSVQWGEEVYGYHFGEPDRRNDLDSAPHTMSSVVVNPYFDWGDDRRPRTEYHHTVIYEAHVKGLTMRHPGLPEELRGTYAGLAHPALIEHLTELGVTALELMPVHQFVNDHRLVDMGLNNYWGYNTIGFFAPHNAYASWGDRGQQVLEFKSAVRALHEAGIEVILDVVYNHTAEGNHLGPTLSFRGLDNPQYYRLTDDPRYYMDTTGTGNSLLMRSPHVLQLIMDSLRYWVTEMHVDGFRFDLAATLARQFHEVDRLSSFFDLVQQDPVVSQVKLIAEPWDVGEGGYQVGNFPPLWTEWNGKYRDTVRDLWRGEPRTLAEFASRLTGSSDLYQDDGRRPLASINFVTCHDGFTLHDLVAYNEKHNDANGEDNRDGESHNRSWNCGAEGDTDDPDVLALRARQMRNFIATLMLSQGVPMISHGDEFARTQHGNNNAYCQDSELSWVRWPGPGAEEEDGPARELLAFTRAMVGMRRDHPVFRRRRFFHGRPVEGTHDDLSDIAWFTPEGKEMTQRDWDRAQASALTVFLNGNAISEPGPRGERIADDSFLLMFNASPKTLDFVVPVDHGRQWQVVVDTARPDGVPPGTGPKVQAGERLTLVDRSLTVLQRPV from the coding sequence ATGCAGGTCTGGCCTGGAGAGGCATATCCACTCGGCGCCACGTACGACGGCGCCGGGACCAATTTCGCGGTCTTCACGGAGGCCGCGGACCGAGTAGAGCTGTGTCTGCTGCACGACGACGGCTCGGAGACGGCGGTGGAACTGCGGGAGAGCGACGCCTTCGTACGCCACGCGTACGTGCCGGGCGTCATGCCGGGGCAGCGGTACGGGTTCCGGGTGCACGGCCCGTACGCCCCGGAGCGGGGGCTGCGCTGCAACTCCGCCAAGCTGCTCCTCGACCCGTACGCGAAGGCGGTCAGCGGCTCGGTCCAGTGGGGCGAGGAGGTCTACGGCTACCACTTCGGCGAACCCGACCGGCGCAACGACCTCGACTCGGCGCCGCACACGATGTCGTCCGTCGTGGTGAACCCGTACTTCGACTGGGGCGACGACCGGCGCCCGCGCACCGAGTACCACCACACGGTGATCTACGAGGCCCATGTGAAGGGCCTGACGATGCGCCATCCGGGGCTGCCGGAGGAGCTGCGCGGCACCTACGCGGGCCTCGCGCACCCGGCGCTGATCGAGCACCTGACCGAGCTGGGCGTGACGGCGCTGGAGCTGATGCCGGTCCACCAGTTCGTGAACGACCACCGGCTGGTCGACATGGGGCTGAACAACTACTGGGGCTACAACACGATCGGCTTCTTCGCCCCGCACAACGCGTACGCCTCCTGGGGGGACCGCGGCCAGCAGGTCCTGGAGTTCAAGTCGGCGGTGCGGGCGCTGCACGAGGCCGGTATCGAGGTCATCCTCGACGTGGTCTACAACCACACGGCCGAGGGGAACCACCTCGGGCCGACGCTGTCGTTCCGGGGCCTGGACAACCCCCAGTACTACCGGCTGACGGACGACCCCCGGTACTACATGGACACCACCGGCACCGGGAACTCGCTGCTCATGCGGTCCCCGCACGTGCTCCAGCTGATCATGGACTCGCTGCGGTACTGGGTCACCGAGATGCACGTCGACGGATTCCGCTTCGACCTGGCGGCGACGCTCGCACGCCAGTTCCACGAGGTGGACCGGCTGTCGTCGTTCTTCGACCTGGTGCAGCAGGACCCGGTGGTCTCCCAGGTGAAGCTGATCGCGGAGCCCTGGGACGTCGGCGAGGGCGGCTACCAGGTGGGCAACTTCCCGCCGCTGTGGACCGAGTGGAACGGCAAGTACCGCGACACCGTGCGGGACCTGTGGCGGGGCGAGCCGCGCACGCTCGCGGAGTTCGCCTCCCGGCTGACCGGCTCCTCCGACCTGTACCAGGACGACGGGCGCCGCCCGCTGGCCTCCATCAACTTCGTGACCTGCCACGACGGCTTCACGCTGCACGACCTCGTGGCGTACAACGAGAAGCACAACGACGCCAACGGCGAGGACAACCGCGACGGCGAGAGCCACAACCGGTCCTGGAACTGCGGCGCCGAGGGCGACACCGACGATCCGGACGTGCTGGCGCTACGGGCCCGGCAGATGCGCAACTTCATCGCCACGCTCATGCTGTCCCAGGGCGTGCCGATGATCAGCCACGGCGACGAGTTCGCCCGCACCCAGCACGGCAACAACAACGCCTACTGCCAGGACAGCGAGCTGTCGTGGGTGCGGTGGCCGGGGCCCGGGGCGGAAGAGGAGGACGGCCCGGCGCGGGAGCTGCTCGCCTTCACGCGCGCGATGGTGGGCATGCGCCGCGACCACCCGGTGTTCCGCAGGCGCCGCTTCTTCCACGGGCGTCCCGTGGAGGGCACCCACGACGACCTGTCGGACATCGCCTGGTTCACTCCGGAGGGCAAGGAGATGACCCAGCGGGACTGGGACCGGGCGCAGGCGTCGGCGCTGACGGTGTTCCTCAACGGCAACGCGATCTCCGAGCCCGGACCGCGCGGGGAGCGGATCGCGGACGACTCGTTCCTGCTGATGTTCAACGCCTCGCCGAAGACGCTGGACTTCGTCGTGCCGGTCGACCACGGCCGGCAGTGGCAGGTCGTGGTCGACACCGCCCGCCCGGACGGGGTGCCGCCCGGCACGGGCCCGAAGGTGCAGGCCGGCGAGCGGCTGACGCTCGTGGACCGCAGCCTGACGGTGCTGCAGCGGCCCGTGTAG